In one window of Phyllopteryx taeniolatus isolate TA_2022b chromosome 23, UOR_Ptae_1.2, whole genome shotgun sequence DNA:
- the sst5 gene encoding somatostatin-1 has protein sequence MLQRQARVLLVLLLSAGPLVRVSAGDPDAADRLAEGLGADAALDKALTRSLLLRLLYDAAARDEALPELGVGVALMRRHLPLSQRERKAGCRNFFWKTFTSC, from the exons ATGCTTCAGCGGCAGGCGCGCGTGCTGCTTGTGCTTCTGTTGTCCGCCGGGCCACTGGTGCGGGTCAGCGCCGGCGACCCCGACGCGGCAGACCGGCTCGCGGAGGGCCTCGGCGCCGACGCGGCACTCGACAAG gccTTGACTCGCTCGCTCCTGCTCAGGCTCCTCTACGACGCGGCGGCGAGGGACGAGGCGCTCCCCGAGCTGGGCGTCGGCGTGGCGTTGATGCGGCGACACCTCCCGCTCTCCCAAAGAGAGCGCAAGGCGGGTTGCCGCAACTTCTTCTGGAAGACTTTCACCTCCTGTTGA
- the zpax4 gene encoding zona pellucida protein AX 4 — translation MAWIFDLWVVSLLSALADPVPDGVLDMECHDRSFVIAVDLSFAGDDARFEAVDGTGAYAITEPYAAKCGYTVTVSQPSGLVELRSSYFSCHTDKQDDRVFTFSFKLLVKREGDAVYTLNKTCSPALAWSPREVSCELNYMEVLVKSQVSCAAGKKDDNWNILRHAHNSSTSDWQVMFQRDEEEIAPMSLSDARKQGYAFEVTDGRFMFRAPYGQPDSFIAMVNNIPVEVVHATLFSRQRWLVIMVDLVAACSTHQGAYEDGGHVVFKTPEAPYPGPDVTRIRVGFDGADVVTENETVQIRIPLDIKGGLRKSFASGGLYEFYTFHLDLEQMFEDDGAETRLRLRRILTTPLLPRPLFTQNRSVVEERLFQVYLGDVPEDVRLVSLRLNGREAPFTNSCSVADVAQPAHGHGYLLNVSFDDPAVTQQYYEVYRTLQYSVDINYTLSVLPENELYYHSVRVTALAGPSPPVLDAVCSESGIRFNADRWAFDFLWSIGVGSVTLTPELATQRGYKMRNDSQRLQLDVPVYSQGFRYEEITLKRFLGTFEILIKERLTSAVQRSITKTCPFVTSELIVCSTDGRMTVVADLSLMTPSGATPSTSNLLDVFCGPAEADDARALFSFPLNSCGSKVKLSKGNVIYRNEIFYSKNSDDSEEANERLVVQCSYPLEGLHRLFSTYRFESDDPGTGSISSGRLTAGFRAAALRGPVATARALPTPPKTTAARTAAAPVRKRLGSNPGVHYIRVSKHGKPHPDVRKG, via the exons ATGGCTTGGATCTTTGACTTGTG GGTGGTGTCGCTGCTCTCCGCGTTGGCGGATCCCGTTCCCGATG GTGTCCTGGACATGGAGTGTCACGATAGGTCCTTCGTGATAGCTGTGGACCTCTCGTTCGCCGGGGACGACGCTCGCTTCGAGGCCGTCG ACGGGACGGGCGCGTACGCCATCACTGAGCCGTACGCGGCCAAGTGCGGCTACACGGTCACAGTCTCCCAGCCGAGCGGCCTCGTGGAGCTGCGCTCGTCCTACTTCAGCTGTCACACGGACAAGCAG GATGATCGAGTGTTCACGTTCAGCTTCAAGCTGTTGGTGAAACGCGAGGGGGATGCGGTCTACACGTTGAACAAGACCTGTTCTCCAGCCCTGGCGTGGTCTCCTCGAGAGGTCTCCTGCGAGCTCAACTACATGGAG GTGTTGGTCAAGAGCCAAGTCTCGTGTGCTGCCGGGAAAAAGGACGACAACTGGAACATTCTCAGACAT GCGCACAACTCGTCCACTTCAGACTGGCAGGTGATGTTCCAAAGGGACGAGGAGGAGATTGCACCGATGAGCCTCTCGGACGCCCGCAAGCAAGGCTACGCGTTTGAGGTGACCGACGGCAGGTTCATGTTCCGCGCCCCCTACGGACAGCCAGATTCGTTCATTGCCATG GTGAACAACATCCCGGTCGAGGTGGTCCACGCCACGCTGTTCTCCAGACAACGCTGGTTGGTCATCATGGTGGACCTGGTGGCTGCATGCTCCACAC ACCAGGGCGCTTACGAGGACGGCGGCCACGTGGTTTTCAAGACTCCCGAGGCGCCCTATCCCGGTCCCGATGTCACACGGATCCGTGTCGGGTTCGACGGCGCCGACGTGGTGACTGAGAACGAGACGGTCCAAATTAGAATTCCCTTGGACATCAAGGGTGGACTCAGGAAG AGCTTTGCGAGCGGCGGTCTCTACGAGTTCTACACTTTCCATCTCGACCTGGAGCAAATGTTTGAGGACGACGGGGCAGAGACCAGGCTGCGCCTTCGCCGGATTCTGACCACGCCCCTACTGCCGCGCCCTCTTTTTACCCAAAACCGAAGCGTCGTCGAGGAGCGGCTCTTCCAGGTCTACCTGGGCGACGTGCCAGAGGACGTCCGCTTGGTTTCGCTCCGGCTCAACGGGCGCGAGGCGCCGTTCACCAACTCGTGTTCGGTCGCCGACGTCGCGCAACCCGCCCACGGCCACGGGTACTTGCTGAACGTATCATTTGACGATCCCGCCGTCACCCAGCAG TACTACGAAGTGTACCGAACTCTGCAGTACAGTGTGGACATCAACTACACGCTGAGTGTTCTGCCAGAAAACGAGCTCTACTACCACTCTGTGAGAGTCACGGCACTGGCTGGCCCCT CTCCTCCAGTGCTGGATGCGGTCTGCTCGGAGTCGGGCATCCGCTTCAACGCGGACCGCTGGGCTTTCGACTTCCTGTGGTCCATCGGCGTGGGCTCTGTCACCCTGACGCCAGAGCTGGCAACGCAGCGGGGCTACAAGATGAGAAACGATAGTCAGAGACTGCAGCTGGACGTGCCGGTCTACTCTCAAGGCTTTCGCTACGAG GAAATCACCCTGAAGCGGTTCTTGGGCACTTTTGAGATCCTTATAAAAGAGCGTCTAACATCGGCTGTTCAGAGATCCATTACAAAGACTTGTCCTTTTGTGACCTCTGAACTTATTG TGTGTTCAACTGACGGGAGGATGACCGTGGTGGCCGACTTGTCTCTGATGACCCCGAGCGGCGCGACCCCGTCCACAAGCAACCTACTGGATGTTTTCTGCGGCCCCGCAGAGGCAGATGACGCCAGGGCGCTTTTCTCTTTCCCGCTCAATAGCTGTGGCTCCAAAGTCAAG CTCAGCAAGGGTAACGTGATTTATCGCAACGAGATTTTCTACAGCAAGAATTCGGATGACTCAGAGGAGGCCAATGAGAG GTTGGTGGTGCAGTGCTCGTATCCTCTGGAAGGCCTCCACCGGCTCTTCTCCACGTACAGGTTCGAGTCGGACGACCCGGGCACGGGTAGCATCTCCAGCGGGCGGCTCACGGCAGGATTCCGTGCCGCGGCTCTACGCGGTCCCGTCGCCACCGCGAGAGCGCTCCCCACGCCGCCGAAGACGACTGCCGCGAGGACCGCCGCGGCTCCGGTCCGGAAGCGTCTGGGCTCCAATCCCGGTGTGCACTACATCCGGGTGTCCAAACATGGCAAACCTCACCCTGATGTTCGAAAAGGTTAA
- the LOC133473009 gene encoding uncharacterized protein LOC133473009 translates to MSEKVRVAALLQQASSLALYVAAGLATSQNGQSPSRIQTRDRDSSEVFSTESAPWGSMIPNTVKHLGPASSRFRLNTPPPLMCTSPAPPNQADPFRRGPHAFRDLGGPTQMSRDGVRTVLQLSPEEDQAITCLLKLRYQGPKDSQVKLRNIVLETFHGNERELTKSKVARGGFGPTDEGTPGAPAAPPSGAGWKEFRQIDAVEHYEEYLLPIPPPSTHERRP, encoded by the exons ATGAGCGAGAAAGTTCGCGTCG CCGCCCTCCTGCAGCAGGCCTCGAGCCTGGCCCTGTACGTGGCTGCAGGTCTCGCCACCTCTCAAAATGGTCAATCCCCCTCTCGGATCCAAACTCGGGACAGGGACTCCTCGGAGGTCTTCTCCACTGAGTCCGCCCCGTGGGGAAGTATGATCCCCAACACTGTGAAACATTTGGGG CCGGCATCGAGTCGCTTCCGGCTCAACACTCCCCCGCCGCTCATGTGCACAAGCCCCGCTCCTCCCAATCAAGCGGACCCCTTCCGGCGTGGGCCGCACGCGTTCAGGGACCTGGGCGGCCCCACGCAGATGTCCCGCGACGGTGTGCGGACGGTCCTCCAGCTGAGCCCGGAGGAGGACCAGGCGATCACTTGTCTCCTCAAACTGCGCTACCAAGGGCCGAAAGACTCTCAGGTAAAGTTGCGAAATATCGTTTTGGAAACTTTCCACGGGAATGAACGAGAATTGACTAAATCGAAGGTGGCCCGGGGTGGCTTCGGTCCGACGGACGAGGGGACGCCCGGCGCGCCAGCTGCGCCTCCGAGTGGTGCGGGATGGAAGGAGTTCAGGCAAATAGACGCCGTGGAGCATTATGAGGAATACCTGCTACCGATCCCGCCGCCATCCACGCATGAGCGACGTCCCTGA